A genomic window from Diospyros lotus cultivar Yz01 chromosome 2, ASM1463336v1, whole genome shotgun sequence includes:
- the LOC127793877 gene encoding uncharacterized protein LOC127793877: MNTSRVRSSPELVSAGASAETKPEERDDSSLEGVAATVKLLLKLIQDHKEACAKEQNDKRRMLRVAGMMTILENVRTRIQNCQSFGKNAAAGLRRCNTDLEKRNAAPRDQKKAAESIDEKEKLRKQLTASLAARKSLEVICSSLGKEKEIMVGELAKKVQELSETEELVNDLKVQNEKLLAKVRGYAGSGGGGGGGRDDLFGSAAMQERNRVLTEQVLRSLEGYKSVKRKLKELQAEKTAMREAMEELGAEVGYGLGRIRRFKEGVLKEVESGDKGGVNIEGEISKLEHTFERLHLKVSRLSA, from the exons ATGAATACGAGTCGCGTCAGATCATCCCCTGAATTGGTTTCAGCTGGCGCCTCGGCCGAAACCAAACCAGAAGAACGCGACGATTCCAGTTTAGAAG GCGTTGCTGCAACTGTGAAGCTGTTACTGAAACTGATTCAAGATCACAAAGAAGCATGCGCCAAAGAGCAGAACGACAAGCGGCGGATGTTGAGAGTCGCGGGAATGATGACGATTCTGGAAAACGTCCGAACCCGGATCCAAAACTGCCAGTCATTCGGCAAGAACGCCGCCGCCGGGCTGAGGCGGTGCAACACCGATCTCGAGAAGCGCAACGCCGCGCCGAGAGATCAGAAGAAGGCGGCTGAATCCATCGACGAGAAAGAGAAGCTGCGGAAGCAGCTCACGGCCAGCCTGGCCGCTCGGAAGAGCCTCGAAGTCATTTGCTCCAGCCTGGGAAAGGAGAAGGAGATCATGGTCGGAGAATTAGCCAAGAAGGTTCAAGAATTGAGTGAAACGGAGGAGCTTGTGAATGATCTAAAGGTGCAGAACGAGAAGCTGCTGGCCAAAGTCAGAGGCTACGCCGGCTCCGGCGGCGGAGGTGGTGGCGGGAGGGACGATTTATTTGGAAGCGCCGCCATGCAGGAGCGGAACAGGGTGTTGACGGAGCAGGTTTTGAGGTCACTTGAAGGGTATAAATCGGTGAAGAGGAAGCTGAAGGAGTTGCAGGCGGAGAAAACGGCCATGAGGGAGGCGATGGAGGAGCTGGGTGCCGAGGTCGGCTATGGGCTGGGAAGAATCCGGCGATTCAAGGAAGGCGTGTTAAAGGAGGTGGAGAGTGGAGACAAGGGTGGTGTAAATATTGAAGGGGAGATATCCAAGTTGGAGCACACGTTTGAGAGACTACATTTGAAAGTTTCCAGGCTTAGTGcatga
- the LOC127793876 gene encoding phospholipase A1-Igamma1, chloroplastic — translation MVEALTAPVRYRISAACHRGTGHTPRIHALQQQLAFETDDHGRKTTRLAESISHLLHLHIETPARRNVDHGNWSLDNFDLEKKNDTPATSPKEEVSEKWREIHGRNDWEGLLDPLHPWLRREIVKYGEFSQATYDAFDFDPFSEYCGSCRYNEKKLLEKLGLARHGYEVKKYIHAMSHVEVPRWLERSKLGETWSKDSNWMGFVAVSHDEESRRIGRRDIAVAWRGTVAPSEWYEDMQQQLEPVGGGDARVERGFLSIYKSKSIATRYNKSSASEQVMKEVKRLVDFYKDRGEEVSLTITGHSLGGALALLNAYEAATTIPNLPISVISFGAPRVGNIAFRDELYQLGVKTLRVVLKQDVVPRMPGLVFNESLHNDFIGTLEWVYTHVGAELRLDVRSSPFLKRGFNPIGFHMLETYLHLVDGFLSSTSTFRSDARRDVASVNKACDMLVDELRIPPCWYQIENKGLVRNDHGRWVKPRRDPEDIPSPSWEGKGY, via the exons ATGGTCGAAGCATTAACAGCTCCCGTCCGCTACCGCATCTCGGCGGCGTGCCACCGGGGCACCGGCCATACCCCCAGAATCCACGCCCTCCAACAACAGCTCGCATTCGAGACTGATGATCATGGCCGGAAGACGACCCGTTTGGCCGAATCCATCTCACACCTCCTTCATCTCCACATCGAAACACCTGCCCGGAGAAACGTTGACCACGGCAACTGGAGCTTGGATAATTTTGATCTGGAGAAGAAGAACGACACGCCGGCGACGTCTCCAAAGGAAGAGGTTTCAGAGAAATGGCGGGAAATCCATGGCAGAAATGACTGGGAAGGGCTTCTAGATCCGCTCCATCCATGGCTGAGGAGGGAGATCGTCAAGTACGGTGAGTTTTCTCAGGCGACGTACGACGCTTTCGACTTCGATCCGTTCTCGGAGTACTGCGGAAGCTGCAGGTACAACGAAAAGAAGCTTTTGGAGAAGCTTGGGCTGGCCAGACATGGGTACGAGGTGAAGAAATACATTCACGCGATGTCGCATGTGGAGGTGCCGAGGTGGCTGGAGAGGTCCAAGCTGGGAGAGACGTGGAGCAAGGACTCCAACTGGATGGGATTCGTTGCCGTGAGCCACGATGAGGAGTCGCGCAGGATAGGGCGCCGCGACATCGCCGTGGCGTGGCGGGGCACGGTGGCGCCGTCGGAGTGGTATGAGGATATGCAGCAGCAGCTGGAGCCGGTTGGGGGCGGCGACGCCCGGGTGGAGCGGGGTTTTCTCAGCATTTACAAATCCAAAAGCATCGCCACAAG GTATAACAAGTCAAGTGCATCAGAGCAAGTAATGAAGGAAGTGAAAAGGTTGGTGGATTTCTACAAAGACAGGGGAGAAGAAGTCAGTCTCACCATTACCGGCCATAGCCTTGGCGGAGCCCTAGCTCTACTCAATGCCTACGAAGCTGCCACCACCATTCCCAACCTCCCAATCTCTGTCATCTCCTTCGGCGCCCCTAGAGTTGGTAACATCGCCTTTCGAGATGAGCTTTACCAACTGGGTGTCAAAACCCTAAGAGTTGTTCTAAAGCAAGATGTCGTTCCTAGAATGCCAGGCCTTGTCTTCAACGAAAGCCTCCATAACGACTTCATTGGAACCCTAGAATGGGTCTACACCCATGTCGGAGCAGAATTGAGGCTCGATGTTCGATCCTCACCGTTTCTGAAGCGAGGGTTTAACCCGATAGGATTTCATATGCTAGAGACTTATCTACATCTGGTCGACGGCTTTTTGAGCTCAACCTCGACGTTTCGGTCTGATGCACGAAGAGATGTGGCATCAGTGAATAAGGCATGCGACATGCTTGTGGATGAGTTGAGGATTCCACCGTGCTGGTATCAAATAGAGAACAAGGGTTTGGTGAGGAATGACCATGGCCGATGGGTTAAACCTAGGAGGGATCCAGAAGACATACCTTCTCCATCCTGGGAAGGAAAGGGCTACTAA
- the LOC127794861 gene encoding CSC1-like protein ERD4 translates to MDFSSFLTSLGTSFVIFLVLMLLFTWLSRNPDNKVIYYPNRILRGMDPIQDGSRFGNPFAWIREALSSTEQDVIAASSVDAAVYFVFLSTMLGILVLAGLVLLPVLLPVAATDHSVRSSNTTSNGTFNDLDKFSLGHVKEKSSRLWAFVIAAYWVSFVTYYLLWKAYNHVSELRASALMSPDVRAEQFSVLVRDIPPPPEGQTRKEQVDSYFKAIYPDTFYRSMVVTDNKEVIKIWEELEGYRKKLAHAEAIYAELTKSGKTEGIRPTNKTGFLGLIGKKVDSIEYYNEKINELLPKLETVQKATLRDKQRGSALVFFTRRATAASAAQSLHARLVDTWTVMDAPEPRQIIWTNLPKSFYQRETRQYVVYTIVALTILFFMIPIGIISAFTTLANLRKLLPFIKPIVKVDAIRTVLEAYLPQLALIIFLAMLPKLLLFLSKQEGIPSVSHAERAASGKYFYFTVLNVFIGVTIGGTLFDSFKDIQKNPSSIVSLLARSLPSNATFFLTFVALKFFVGYGMELFRVVPLIIYRLKRKYLCKTEAEIKLAWAPGDLGFATRIPGDMLILTIVLCYCVIAPVIIPFGVLYFGLGWLVLRNQVLNVYVPSYESYGRMWPHINTRVVAALLLYQVTMCGYFAIKKFIYTPILIPLPILSLIFAFVCSKKFYRFFQATALEVACQDLKETPNMELIFRSFLPPYLCVNKAADEDQFEDALSQVSRSASFA, encoded by the exons ATGGATTTCAGCTCCTTCTTGACGTCGCTCGGGACTTCCTTCGTGATTTTCCTGGTTCTGATGTTACTGTTCACTTGGCTTTCCAGGAACCCCGACAACAAGGTCATTTACTACCCGAACCGGATCCTCAGGGGAATGGATCCGATCCAGGACGGCTCCAGGTTCGGGAATCCGTTTGCCTGGATCCGGGAGGCTCTCTCCTCCACCGAGCAAGACGTCATCGCCGCCTCCAGCGTCGACGCTGCCGTCTACTTCGTGTTTCTCAGCACCA TGTTGGGGATATTGGTTTTAGCTGGACTAGTGCTGCTACCGGTCCTTTTACCAGTGGCTGCCACTGATCACAGTGTGAGATCAAGCAATACCACAAGCAATGGGACTTTCAATGACCTTGACAAATTCTCCTTGGGGCATGTTAAA GAAAAAAGCTCTAGGTTGTGGGCTTTTGTGATAGCTGCCTACTGGGTTTCTTTTGTGACATACTACCTGTTGTGGAAGGCATACAACCATGTTTCTGAGCTGAGAGCTTCTGCTCTGATGTCTCCTGATGTGCGAGCTGAACAATTTTCTGTTCTTGTCCGAGACATACCTCCTCCGCCCGAGGGTCAGACAAGAAAGGAGCAGGTTGATTCATATTTCAAAGCAATTTACCCTGATACATTTTATAGATCAATGGTGGTCACAGATAACAAAGAG GTCATTAAAATTTGGGAAGAGTTGGAAGGGTATAGAAAGAAGCTTGCACATGCTGAAGCCATATATGCAGAGTTGACAAAAAGTGGCAAAACTGAAGGGATTAGACCCACCAATAAAACTGGCTTTCTTGGTCTGATCGGTAAAAAAGTAGATTCCATAGAGTACTATAATGAGAAAATTAATGAGTTGCTCCCAAAGTTAGAAACTGTACAGAAGGCAACTCTCAGAGACAAGCAAAGAGGCTCAGCTTTGGTCTTCTTTACCAGAAGGGCAACTGCTGCTTCTGCAGCTCAGAGTCTACATGCCCGTCTGGTTGACACATGGACAGTCATGGATGCTCCTGAACCCCGCCAAATAATATGGACTAATCTTCCGAAAAGCTTTTATCAAAGGGAGACAAGGCAGTATGTCGTCTATACAATTGTTGCATTGACTATACTTTTCTTCATGATTCCGATTGGGATCATTTCTGCTTTCACAACATTGGCAAATCTACGGAAACTTCTCCCTTTTATTAAACCAATTGTTAAGGTGGATGCAATTAGAACAGTGTTGGAAGCATATCTACCTCAGCTTGCCCTTATCATATTTCTGGCTATGTTGCCGAAGCTTCTCTTATTTCTATCTAAGCAGGAGGGCATTCCTTCAGTGAGTCATGCAGAAAGGGCTGCCTCAGGGAAGTACTTCTACTTCACAGTATTGAATGTTTTTATTGGAGTTACGATAGGTGGAACCCTGTTCGATTCCTTCAAAGACATTCAGAAGAATCCAAGTTCTATTGTTTCATTACTAGCGCGTAGCCTTCCATCTAATGCAACTTTCTTCCTCACCTTTGTGGCCCTGAA GTTCTTTGTTGGCTATGGAATGGAGCTGTTCCGGGTAGTACCTCTGATCATTTACCGTCTAAAGCGGAAGTACCTTTGCAAGACTGAAGCTGAAATAAAACTAGCTTGGGCTCCAGGCGATCTCGGGTTTGCAACCAGAATACCTGGTGATATGCTGATTCTCACAATTGTGCTTTGCTACTGTGTCATAGCTCCGGTGATTATTCCGTTTGGTGTGCTATACTTTGGCCTTGGCTGGCTTGTCCTTCGAAATCAG GTGCTCAATGTTTACGTTCCTTCGTATGAGAGCTACGGGAGGATGTGGCCGCACATAAACACCCGAGTTGTGGCTGCTCTGTTGCTGTACCAAGTCACCATGTGTGGTTACTTCGCAATAAAGAAGTTCATATACACGCCCATACTAATCCCACTCCCCATACTCTCCTTGATCTTCGCCTTCGTCTGTAGTAAGAAATTCTACCGGTTCTTCCAGGCCACTGCTCTCGAAGTAGCTTGTCAAGATCTGAAGGAAACTCCAAACATGGAACTGATCTTCAGGTCATTCCTGCCACCTTACTTGTGTGTCAACAAGGCGGCGGACGAGGATCAGTTTGAAGATGCTCTGTCTCAGGTTTCAAGGTCGGCCTCGTTCGCCTGA
- the LOC127793757 gene encoding hydroxyproline O-galactosyltransferase GALT2-like isoform X1 yields the protein MKRLKNELPGTRRLRLSHLLLSLATVYLIFVSIKFAIFFEISSVLGSDDSYMGADGLAIGDVEDGELSKPFLGTVYKDPFYRRLKDNEHQNLPWMPLEEGKGESLPAKPHQHGYGRIIGEIMRRRNRTIGMSLLERMADEAWTLGSKAWAEVDKFHMKDINDSSILQGKPEPCPSWISIGGEELGRVDRVMFLPCGLAAGSSITVVGTPHYAHQEYVPQFARVKRRSALVQVSQFMVELQGLKSVVGEDPPKILHLNPRLRGDWSDQPVIEHNTCYRMQWGTAQRCNGLPSLNDNDMLVDGRLRCEKWMRNDIVDSKGKESKMTSWFKRFIGRPQKPEVTWPFPFVEGKLFVMTLRAGIDGYHIIVGGRHVTSFPYRTGFTLEDATGLEIKGDVDVHSVFATSLPTSHPSFSPQRVLEMSAKWKARPLPKSPIQLFMGVLSATNHFSERMAIRKTWMQSLAVKSSNVVVRFFVGLNPRKEVNAIMKKEASYFGDIVILPFIDRYELVVLKTMAICQYGVQNVTAAYIMKCDDDTFIRVDSVLKEIQGISPKRSLYMGNLNLLHRPLRSGKWAVTYEEWPEEVYPPYANGPGYIISSDIAKFVVSQHVNRRLRIFKMEDVSMGMWVQQFNRSTPVQYSHNWRFCQYGCMEDYYTSHYQSPRQMNCLWENLARGRAHCCNLR from the exons ATGAAGAGGTTGAAAAACGAACTTCCTGGTACTAGGAGGCTCAGATTGTCTCATCTTTTGTTGAGTTTAGCTACAGTATACTTGATTTTTGTATCCATCAAATTTGCCATTTTCTTTGAGATTTCTTCAGTGTTGGGTAGTGATGATAGTTACATGGGAGCTGATGGTCTTGCCATTGGGGATGTGGAAGATGGAGAGCTTAGCAAACCATTTCTTGGCACCGTCTATAAGGATCCATTTTATAGGAGACTAAAAGATAATGAACACCAAAACTTGCCTTGGATGCCGCTGGAGGAAGGGAAAGGAGAATCCCTGCCAGCAAAGCCTCACCAGCATGGTTATGGTCGAATAATTGGTGAAATTATGAGGCGAAGGAATAGGACTATTGGCATGTCATTATTAGAAAGAATGGCGGATGAAGCTTGGACATTAGGCTCAAAGGCATGGGCAGAAGTGGATAAATTTCACATGAAGGATATAAATGATAGCTCTATACTTCAGGGGAAACCTGAGCCCTGTCCTTCTTGGATATCAATTGGTGGTGAAGAATTAGGTAGGGTGGATCGTGTTATGTTTCTTCCTTGTGGTCTTGCCGCTGGTTCTTCCATTACAGTGGTGGGGACACCCCATTATGCCCATCAGGAGTATGTGCCACAGTTTGCAAGAGTGAAAAGGAGGAGTGCACTCGTCCAGGTTTCACAATTTATGGTTGAACTGCAAGGGCTAAAATCAGTTGTTGGGGAGGATCCACCTAAGATTCTACATCTAAATCCTCGATTGAGGGGAGATTGGAGTGACCAACCAGTAATAGAGCACAATACCTGCTATAGGATGCAATGGGGGACAGCTCAAAGGTGTAATGGTTTACCATCTCTGAATGACAATGACATGCTTG TTGATGGACGCTTGAGATGTGAGAAATGGATGCGGAATGATATTGTAGATTCGAAAGGGAAAGAGTCCAAGATGACCTCATGGTTCAAGCGATTCATTGGTCGTCCACAGAAACCAGAAGTGACCTGGCCATTTCCTTTTGTTGAGGGTAAATTGTTCGTCATGACTCTGCGTGCTGGCATTGATGGCTACCACATTATAGTTGGGGGTCGGCATGTGACATCATTCCCATATCGGACG GGGTTTACACTTGAAGACGCCACAGGATTGGAAATTAAAGGTGATGTGGATGTTCATTCAGTGTTTGCAACTTCTCTCCCAACTTCTCATCCAAGCTTTTCACCCCAAAGGGTGCTAGAAATGTCTGCAAAGTGGAAAGCTCGCCCATTACCCAAAAGTCCAATTCAACTCTTTATGGGGGTCCTTTCTGCAACCAATCATTTTTCCGAGCGCATGGCAATTCGAAAAACCTGGATGCAATCTTTAGCAGTAAAATCCTCAAATGTTGTGGTTCGTTTTTTTGTTGGATTG AATCCGAGGAAGGAGGTGAATGCAATTATGAAGAAAGAAGCATCTTATTTTGGTGATATCGTGATTTTGCCATTTATTGATCGCTATGAGCTTGTGGTTCTTAAAACCATGGCCATCTGTCAGTATGGG GTTCAGAATGTAACGGCTGCTTACATCATGAAATGTGATGATGACACATTCATTAGGGTGGATTCTGTCTTGAAAGAGATTCAAGGAATCTCTCCCAAACGATCCCTCTACATGGGAAATCTCAACCTCTTACATCGGCCTCTCAGAAGCGGGAAATGGGCGGTCACTTATGAG GAGTGGCCGGAAGAAGTATACCCGCCTTATGCCAATGGGCCTGGATACATAATATCCAGTGATATTGCTAAATTTGTTGTCTCTCAACATGTCAATCGACGTTTACGG ATATTCAAGATGGAGGATGTGAGCATGGGAATGTGGGTTCAGCAATTTAACAGGTCCACACCGGTCCAATACTCTCACAACTGGAGGTTTTGTCAGTACGGGTGCATGGAAGATTATTACACTTCACATTACCAATCTCCTCGACAAATGAATTGCCTATGGGAAAATTTGGCTCGGGGTCGAGCTCACTGCTGTAACTTAAGATGa
- the LOC127793757 gene encoding hydroxyproline O-galactosyltransferase GALT2-like isoform X2, whose translation MKRLKNELPGTRRLRLSHLLLSLATVYLIFVSIKFAIFFEISSVLGSDDSYMGADGLAIGDVEDGELSKPFLGTVYKDPFYRRLKDNEHQNLPWMPLEEGKGESLPAKPHQHGYGRIIGEIMRRRNRTIGMSLLERMADEAWTLGSKAWAEVDKFHMKDINDSSILQGKPEPCPSWISIGGEELGRVDRVMFLPCGLAAGSSITVVGTPHYAHQEYVPQFARVKRRSALVQVSQFMVELQGLKSVVGEDPPKILHLNPRLRGDWSDQPVIEHNTCYRMQWGTAQRCNGLPSLNDNDMLVDGRLRCEKWMRNDIVDSKGKESKMTSWFKRFIGRPQKPEVTWPFPFVEGKLFVMTLRAGIDGYHIIVGGRHVTSFPYRTGFTLEDATGLEIKGDVDVHSVFATSLPTSHPSFSPQRVLEMSAKWKARPLPKSPIQLFMGVLSATNHFSERMAIRKTWMQSLAVKSSNVVVRFFVGLNPRKEVNAIMKKEASYFGDIVILPFIDRYELVVLKTMAICQYGVQNVTAAYIMKCDDDTFIRVDSVLKEIQGISPKRSLYMGNLNLLHRPLRSGKWAVTYEA comes from the exons ATGAAGAGGTTGAAAAACGAACTTCCTGGTACTAGGAGGCTCAGATTGTCTCATCTTTTGTTGAGTTTAGCTACAGTATACTTGATTTTTGTATCCATCAAATTTGCCATTTTCTTTGAGATTTCTTCAGTGTTGGGTAGTGATGATAGTTACATGGGAGCTGATGGTCTTGCCATTGGGGATGTGGAAGATGGAGAGCTTAGCAAACCATTTCTTGGCACCGTCTATAAGGATCCATTTTATAGGAGACTAAAAGATAATGAACACCAAAACTTGCCTTGGATGCCGCTGGAGGAAGGGAAAGGAGAATCCCTGCCAGCAAAGCCTCACCAGCATGGTTATGGTCGAATAATTGGTGAAATTATGAGGCGAAGGAATAGGACTATTGGCATGTCATTATTAGAAAGAATGGCGGATGAAGCTTGGACATTAGGCTCAAAGGCATGGGCAGAAGTGGATAAATTTCACATGAAGGATATAAATGATAGCTCTATACTTCAGGGGAAACCTGAGCCCTGTCCTTCTTGGATATCAATTGGTGGTGAAGAATTAGGTAGGGTGGATCGTGTTATGTTTCTTCCTTGTGGTCTTGCCGCTGGTTCTTCCATTACAGTGGTGGGGACACCCCATTATGCCCATCAGGAGTATGTGCCACAGTTTGCAAGAGTGAAAAGGAGGAGTGCACTCGTCCAGGTTTCACAATTTATGGTTGAACTGCAAGGGCTAAAATCAGTTGTTGGGGAGGATCCACCTAAGATTCTACATCTAAATCCTCGATTGAGGGGAGATTGGAGTGACCAACCAGTAATAGAGCACAATACCTGCTATAGGATGCAATGGGGGACAGCTCAAAGGTGTAATGGTTTACCATCTCTGAATGACAATGACATGCTTG TTGATGGACGCTTGAGATGTGAGAAATGGATGCGGAATGATATTGTAGATTCGAAAGGGAAAGAGTCCAAGATGACCTCATGGTTCAAGCGATTCATTGGTCGTCCACAGAAACCAGAAGTGACCTGGCCATTTCCTTTTGTTGAGGGTAAATTGTTCGTCATGACTCTGCGTGCTGGCATTGATGGCTACCACATTATAGTTGGGGGTCGGCATGTGACATCATTCCCATATCGGACG GGGTTTACACTTGAAGACGCCACAGGATTGGAAATTAAAGGTGATGTGGATGTTCATTCAGTGTTTGCAACTTCTCTCCCAACTTCTCATCCAAGCTTTTCACCCCAAAGGGTGCTAGAAATGTCTGCAAAGTGGAAAGCTCGCCCATTACCCAAAAGTCCAATTCAACTCTTTATGGGGGTCCTTTCTGCAACCAATCATTTTTCCGAGCGCATGGCAATTCGAAAAACCTGGATGCAATCTTTAGCAGTAAAATCCTCAAATGTTGTGGTTCGTTTTTTTGTTGGATTG AATCCGAGGAAGGAGGTGAATGCAATTATGAAGAAAGAAGCATCTTATTTTGGTGATATCGTGATTTTGCCATTTATTGATCGCTATGAGCTTGTGGTTCTTAAAACCATGGCCATCTGTCAGTATGGG GTTCAGAATGTAACGGCTGCTTACATCATGAAATGTGATGATGACACATTCATTAGGGTGGATTCTGTCTTGAAAGAGATTCAAGGAATCTCTCCCAAACGATCCCTCTACATGGGAAATCTCAACCTCTTACATCGGCCTCTCAGAAGCGGGAAATGGGCGGTCACTTATGAGGCAT GA